A genome region from Papaver somniferum cultivar HN1 unplaced genomic scaffold, ASM357369v1 unplaced-scaffold_163, whole genome shotgun sequence includes the following:
- the LOC113337619 gene encoding putative F-box protein At1g50870 codes for MTASLVFGDKGAISAAKFHTIREIEFGGPDLMLKPVFGLIGFFGEIRDDPGVCIFNLSTRKMTPWIVSNLLRDVRRQDLEASNKIAMATCTLGYDPISKEHKVVGIWRSSQPSYVVCEVLTVGDNEWRRIDEVPPHDIELHGSSVYINGSIYYTTKFLGMFEAGEKEKKFIVGFDVGSEKFRAIRVPSYIFEQPENYNFRFYHIMLLELNGRLGLFSILEKSGYTPKLWVLNEDRNRKNSRNSWTEVSIQLPYTLGGGRCDFACDPVPGTNQLILTSYLKTSGCKISESTCHSYNWKKKTFNAIDFSGISSAPCFSSASTVGSFFESLFPIQKRSYRGSGVDELDC; via the exons ATGACTGCCAGTCTAGTATTTGGGGATAAAGGAGCTATATCGGCAGCAAAATTTCACACAATAAGAGAGATTGAATTTGGTGGTCCTGATTTAATGTTAAAGCCAGTATTTGGGTTAATTGGGTTCTTTGGTGAAATAAGAGATGACCCCGGTGTTTGCATCTttaacttaagtacccggaaaaTGACGCCTTGGATTGTAAGCAACTTGTTAAGAGATGTGCGTAGACAAGACCTTGAAGCGTCTAATAAAATTGCAATGGCTACATGCACATTAGGATATGATCCCATCTCTAAAGAGCATAAAGTGGTTGGTATATGGAGGTCTTCGCAACCTTCTTATGTAGTTTGTGAGGTGTTGACAGTTGGAGATAATGAATGGAGACGGATTGATGAGGTACCACCACATGATATAGAATTACACGGATCTTCAGTTTATATAAATGGTTCTATTTATTATACCACTAAGTTTCTTGGAATGTTTGAAGCCggtgaaaaagagaaaaaattcaTAGTGGGATTTGATGTTGGAAGTGAGAAGTTTAGAGCAATTAGGGTCCCTAGCTACATCTTTGAACAACCTGAAAATTACAATTTTCGTTTCTACCATATCATGCTGTTAGAATTAAATGGACGCTTAGGTTTATTTAGTATACTTGAAAAGAGTGGTTACACACCTAAGTTATGGGTATTGAATGAAGATAGAAACAGGAAAAACTCAAGAAATTCTTGGACTGAGGTTTCCATTCAGCTACCCTACACTTTGGGCGGAGGTCGCTGTGATTTTGCTTGTGATCCAGTTCCAGGGACAAATCAATTAATCTTAACCTCTTATTTGAAAACATCTGGCTGTAAGATATCTGAATCTACATGCCATTCGTATAATTGGAAAAAGAAGACGTTCAATGCAATTGATTTCAGTGGGATTTCCTCAGCTCCTTGTTTTTCCTCTGCATCAACGGTTGGATCTTTCTTTGAGAGCCTATTTCCCATCCAAAAGCGCAG CTATAGAGGTTCGGGAGTTGATGAGCTTGATTGTTGA